The following are encoded together in the Pedobacter steynii genome:
- a CDS encoding phytase, giving the protein MNKPSLTLSLSALLLTLNISCSTVQKDPLAVKPLYTSDPVQFDTDDPAIWVNPTDPAQSLVIGTDKDENGGLYVYDLKGKAIKEKTVKGLKRPNNVDIAYGLFLAGKKTDIAVATERMTHKLRIFSLPDMKPIDNGGIPVFEGEEKELYRDLMGIALYTTPKGEIYAIVGRKTGPADGYLWQYLLEDDGSGKLKASLKRKFGKYSGKKEIESIAVDNELGYVYYSDEQFGVRKYYADPAKGNEELALFAKTGFKEDNEGISIYKTSPTTGYILVSDQAANHFQVFSREGESGPHDHVLITSIPVSTNNSDGSDIYSGPLNADFKHGLFVAMSDDKTFQFYRWEDLAGKTLSINK; this is encoded by the coding sequence ATGAACAAACCGAGCTTAACCCTTAGTCTTTCTGCCTTATTGCTTACTTTAAATATTTCCTGTTCAACCGTCCAGAAAGATCCTTTAGCGGTGAAACCCTTATACACTTCAGATCCCGTTCAGTTCGACACCGATGATCCTGCAATCTGGGTAAACCCTACCGATCCGGCCCAATCTTTGGTTATTGGTACCGACAAAGATGAAAATGGGGGATTATATGTATACGACCTTAAAGGAAAGGCCATCAAAGAAAAAACCGTAAAAGGTTTGAAAAGACCTAACAATGTAGACATTGCTTATGGGTTGTTTCTGGCTGGTAAAAAAACAGACATCGCTGTGGCGACAGAACGAATGACCCACAAGCTCCGCATCTTTTCCTTACCGGATATGAAGCCAATCGACAACGGGGGAATTCCGGTTTTCGAAGGAGAAGAAAAAGAGCTTTACAGAGACCTGATGGGCATTGCCTTATACACAACACCAAAAGGAGAGATTTACGCCATTGTGGGGCGCAAAACCGGCCCTGCAGACGGATACTTATGGCAATACCTTCTGGAGGATGATGGCAGCGGCAAGTTGAAAGCCAGCCTGAAAAGGAAATTTGGTAAATACAGCGGAAAGAAAGAAATTGAATCCATTGCGGTAGACAATGAGCTGGGCTATGTCTATTATTCTGATGAGCAGTTTGGTGTAAGGAAATATTATGCCGATCCGGCCAAAGGAAATGAAGAACTGGCTTTATTCGCCAAGACAGGATTTAAAGAAGACAATGAGGGGATCAGTATATACAAAACCTCCCCAACCACTGGTTATATCCTGGTGTCAGATCAGGCAGCAAACCATTTCCAGGTATTTAGCCGTGAAGGAGAATCAGGTCCGCATGACCACGTTTTAATAACCAGTATTCCGGTTTCTACCAATAACAGTGATGGTTCAGATATTTATTCGGGTCCTTTAAATGCTGATTTTAAGCATGGGTTGTTTGTGGCGATGAGCGATGATAAGACCTTTCAGTTTTACCGCTGGGAAGATCTTGCTGGTAAGACCTTATCCATCAATAAATGA
- a CDS encoding right-handed parallel beta-helix repeat-containing protein yields the protein MKAIQLFICLALTAAVFTGCKKANSDVDPDTGNGTISGEASGVWKKGSTQLIKGDIIVPEGQSLTIEEGVTVIMDTIAKPEIIIKGNLYAQGTAEFPIRFTVAEGARTKEFGRLWGGILAAPSCQELLLDHTIIEYAGATTSDASTSVKQNLYKGVSGENLPALWFANVNGKLVVTNSIFRNLQEDCTYIDGGKIIFSNNKFYTTGVSGGEAINLKSGCVADVAYNLIYSANTNALKLSNSGDRTPQAYVVVYNNTMVNTGWRRPTAKGGSIWVEATVRVEVFNNLFANTRFGVKRDTKKVEDKRSLFGNNYYYGYNQATADQFQPSADIIAGVNDIIGKTAGQNDPKFVNYPLNTPVNNATFNTSWDFHLQPGSAALGKGKTDVKPHYALNGLVMNGVSYTSPAAASYIGAFGTN from the coding sequence ATGAAAGCAATACAACTATTTATCTGCCTGGCCTTAACCGCAGCAGTCTTCACAGGATGTAAGAAAGCCAACAGCGATGTAGATCCCGATACCGGTAATGGAACCATTTCCGGCGAAGCCTCAGGCGTATGGAAAAAGGGAAGTACTCAGCTGATTAAAGGGGATATTATTGTTCCTGAAGGACAATCCCTGACTATTGAAGAAGGAGTAACCGTGATCATGGATACTATTGCAAAACCAGAAATCATTATAAAAGGAAATCTTTATGCTCAGGGAACTGCAGAATTCCCTATCCGTTTTACCGTAGCAGAAGGTGCCAGAACCAAGGAATTTGGCCGGTTATGGGGAGGTATTCTGGCCGCCCCGAGCTGTCAGGAGCTCTTGCTGGACCATACGATTATTGAATATGCCGGGGCCACGACCTCAGACGCTTCCACTTCTGTAAAGCAAAATCTGTACAAAGGTGTGAGTGGAGAGAACCTTCCTGCACTCTGGTTTGCCAATGTCAATGGAAAACTAGTGGTCACCAATAGTATTTTTAGAAACCTGCAGGAAGACTGCACCTATATTGACGGAGGAAAAATCATCTTTTCCAATAACAAATTCTACACCACCGGCGTTTCCGGAGGGGAAGCCATTAACCTGAAATCAGGATGTGTGGCAGACGTAGCCTATAACCTGATCTATAGTGCAAATACCAATGCTTTAAAACTCTCCAATAGCGGCGACCGTACTCCTCAAGCCTATGTGGTGGTTTACAACAATACCATGGTCAATACCGGATGGCGCCGGCCAACTGCTAAAGGAGGTTCCATATGGGTGGAAGCAACCGTTCGCGTTGAGGTGTTTAACAACCTGTTTGCCAATACACGTTTTGGGGTGAAAAGAGACACCAAAAAAGTCGAAGACAAAAGATCGCTATTCGGAAACAACTATTATTATGGCTACAATCAGGCCACGGCAGATCAGTTTCAGCCTTCTGCAGACATCATCGCAGGTGTTAACGACATCATTGGCAAGACTGCAGGGCAGAATGATCCTAAATTTGTAAATTACCCTTTAAACACGCCTGTTAATAACGCAACGTTTAATACAAGCTGGGATTTTCATTTACAGCCAGGATCAGCCGCATTGGGTAAAGGAAAAACAGATGTCAAACCTCATTATGCCCTTAACGGTCTGGTGATGAATGGAGTCAGTTATACTTCTCCGGCAGCAGCCAGCTATATCGGTGCTTTTGGCACCAACTAA
- a CDS encoding TonB-dependent receptor yields MKTLLPVLFCLLFSITAARATSLKGYVYDQKTGEALVGASVLLEKTDRAVLTGLDGSFEIKHPPAGSFTIKVSYLMYKTFTKNITILKEDNPVVKIYLSETKDAELHEVMISAKNDGSAEKTARRIEQRSPQLVNVVSGRAMEVSPDLTVANVIQRVSGVSVERSSSGDGQYAILRGMDKRYNYTLVNGVKIPSPDNKYRYVPLDIFPSELLERLEVYKTLNSNMEADAVGGAINMVMKDAPDKLQVKVNLATSYSQLLMDRGFTSFNNNSINYRSPYEINGKDYKATQLDFPKGTIDYRSKHPGPGLVGGLSIGRRFLDNRLGVLLAGSYQNTYRGSNSTFYNSSNVDTDPFATITTKEDRQYSEQQQRYGTHAKLDYSFNPQHKLSLYSAYVNLQSTQLRDSKETDFSSGYNQELGNAKLNYETRSRFTEQQIFNTTLHGDHQLVPEQLKLSWSAVYSSAKNDVPDQSTINILGIRENFSERKTVIQSIGDVYTRRWERNTEEDKAGYLDLTYTLPVTGVKIDFSAGGLYRDKQRSSFYNNYTLTPVSQNLEYGKDFSNYGDISWIVKNPGGAVNNPLTYDASEKISAGYGMFKLNAGAFEAIGGLRIEHTDQGYRMLFPAGELRPSGKQVYTDYLPSMNLKYKLNQKEQLRASYFRSLNRPGFYELIPGGGNREEYKERGNPDLKRALADNFDLRYELFPNGTDQLMVGAFYKNIQHPIEYTFQADATRGQDTYYVPGNFGTAKNYGLELDYIKFFHQFGIKANYTYTHSRITTTKSYRIRDTNGDLQSLSTNQSRPLFGQSAHIANISLLYKDSKKGWDAQLAASYTGERINTISQFLDNDLWQKGFIQMDASAEKKFRNNLSVFIKAGNLLNTPLKLFIKGTNEKNAQTTAQEFDGNTLIRNDYYKQNYLLGLRYKL; encoded by the coding sequence ATGAAGACACTATTACCCGTTCTTTTTTGCCTATTATTTAGCATTACCGCAGCCCGGGCCACCAGCCTGAAGGGCTATGTTTACGACCAGAAAACGGGGGAAGCATTGGTAGGCGCATCTGTTCTTCTGGAAAAGACAGACCGTGCCGTCTTAACCGGACTTGATGGATCATTTGAGATCAAGCATCCCCCTGCCGGGAGTTTCACAATAAAAGTCTCTTACCTGATGTATAAGACCTTTACTAAAAACATCACCATTCTCAAAGAAGACAATCCGGTGGTTAAGATTTATTTATCCGAAACAAAAGATGCCGAGTTACATGAGGTGATGATCTCTGCTAAAAACGACGGATCAGCAGAAAAAACAGCCAGGAGAATTGAACAGAGATCCCCACAGCTGGTTAATGTGGTTTCCGGCAGAGCGATGGAAGTCTCTCCCGACCTGACCGTTGCCAATGTCATTCAGCGTGTTTCCGGTGTATCAGTAGAAAGAAGCAGTAGTGGAGATGGTCAGTATGCTATTCTTCGTGGAATGGACAAACGGTATAACTATACCCTGGTAAATGGCGTAAAGATTCCAAGCCCGGATAATAAATATCGTTATGTACCTCTGGATATCTTTCCTTCTGAATTACTGGAACGACTGGAAGTCTACAAAACACTCAACTCCAATATGGAGGCTGATGCTGTTGGTGGAGCCATCAACATGGTGATGAAGGATGCCCCGGATAAATTGCAAGTAAAAGTAAACCTGGCCACAAGTTATAGCCAGCTGTTGATGGATAGAGGTTTTACCAGTTTTAACAACAATTCCATCAACTATAGATCTCCCTATGAAATAAATGGGAAAGATTATAAAGCCACACAACTCGATTTTCCAAAAGGAACAATAGATTACCGTTCAAAACATCCCGGACCCGGTCTTGTAGGCGGACTATCCATTGGCAGGCGTTTTCTTGACAACAGACTAGGTGTACTCCTCGCCGGAAGTTATCAAAATACTTATCGAGGAAGTAACAGTACTTTTTACAACTCCTCCAATGTGGATACCGATCCATTTGCCACCATTACCACCAAAGAAGATCGTCAGTATTCCGAGCAGCAGCAACGTTATGGCACTCATGCCAAACTTGATTATAGCTTTAACCCACAACATAAATTAAGTTTATACAGTGCTTATGTCAACCTGCAAAGTACACAACTCCGGGATTCTAAAGAGACTGACTTTTCTTCCGGTTATAACCAGGAACTCGGGAATGCCAAATTAAATTACGAAACCCGTTCCCGCTTTACGGAACAGCAGATTTTCAACACGACCCTTCATGGTGATCATCAGCTCGTTCCGGAACAACTGAAACTCAGCTGGTCTGCGGTATATTCTTCTGCAAAAAATGACGTTCCTGATCAGAGCACGATCAATATCCTTGGAATAAGAGAAAACTTTTCAGAACGAAAAACAGTGATACAGTCGATCGGAGATGTATATACCCGTCGCTGGGAACGCAATACGGAAGAGGATAAAGCGGGTTACCTGGACCTGACTTATACCCTACCTGTTACCGGGGTTAAAATAGATTTCAGTGCAGGAGGTTTATACCGCGACAAACAGCGCAGCAGTTTTTATAATAACTATACCCTGACCCCTGTTTCCCAAAATCTGGAATACGGTAAAGATTTCAGCAATTACGGCGACATTTCCTGGATCGTAAAAAACCCGGGCGGAGCAGTAAACAATCCGCTGACTTATGATGCATCAGAAAAAATCAGCGCCGGATATGGAATGTTTAAACTGAATGCCGGGGCTTTTGAAGCGATCGGTGGCTTACGCATAGAACATACCGATCAGGGTTACCGCATGTTGTTTCCTGCCGGAGAACTTCGTCCATCAGGAAAACAGGTATATACTGACTACCTGCCCAGCATGAACTTAAAGTATAAACTCAATCAAAAAGAACAGCTCCGTGCCTCTTATTTCAGGTCATTAAACCGCCCCGGTTTTTATGAGTTGATTCCCGGTGGAGGAAACAGAGAAGAATATAAAGAAAGAGGAAATCCGGATCTGAAAAGGGCGCTGGCCGACAACTTTGATTTGCGCTATGAGTTGTTTCCTAATGGAACAGACCAACTGATGGTAGGTGCATTCTATAAAAACATACAGCATCCTATAGAATACACTTTTCAGGCCGATGCTACGCGTGGACAGGACACCTATTATGTACCTGGAAATTTCGGAACGGCAAAAAATTACGGACTCGAGCTGGATTACATCAAGTTCTTCCATCAGTTTGGTATTAAAGCCAATTATACCTATACACATTCCAGGATTACCACCACCAAAAGCTACCGGATCAGGGATACCAACGGCGATCTTCAGTCGCTGAGCACCAACCAAAGCCGGCCTTTGTTTGGGCAATCGGCACATATTGCCAATATCTCCCTGCTTTACAAAGACAGTAAAAAAGGCTGGGATGCCCAATTGGCGGCCTCTTATACCGGAGAAAGGATCAATACCATTTCTCAGTTCTTAGACAATGACCTTTGGCAAAAAGGGTTTATCCAGATGGATGCTTCTGCAGAAAAGAAATTCAGAAACAACCTGAGTGTATTTATTAAAGCCGGAAACCTGTTAAATACCCCGCTAAAATTATTTATAAAAGGGACAAACGAGAAAAATGCACAAACTACCGCTCAGGAATTTGATGGCAATACCCTCATCCGCAACGATTATTACAAACAAAACTATTTACTAGGTCTTCGCTATAAACTATAA